The following DNA comes from Corallococcus exiguus.
GCCGCTGTTCCCAAAGGTGCGGACTTGGGCCAAATTGAAAAGAGCCGGGGATTGCTACAGTCGTGGTCGGTAGGCCTGAATGATGATTGCCGACGCATTGCTATTCCGTCAGCGGTGTTGCGTAAGCACCAGGACGCGGTTTGCGACGACATCGTCGCAATGCGTGAAAGGATAATTCTGCTCGAGCGTCTCAGACGTAGTGCTAACGAACTGGCGAAGGATCAGCTATGAGAAAGGCACATGCGAGCGGCCTGCTGTTGAATCACAATGCTGGCGTGCGCTTGAGGTACTCCAGGTACGCGTCGAGCGGCTTGCTGAGGGCCCCGCGCCTCGCGAGCCGAGATAGGCAACCAAGGAGATCCGAATCAAGTTGCGCCATCAAACGAGCTGCATGCAGATCTACTTCATAGTCTGTGAATAACGGAGTGTCTGCTAGTTCGCGGAGGGTTGACCTTGCGACTGGAAATGCATCTAGGCGTCCACACAGTGCTTGAACAATCGCGATGTTCCCCTCGCTGGCTCGGGCCTGGCCTCTCTTGTCTCCCCCGATACTATTCCAGGGTGGGAGTACTCCAAGAGCAAGTCTGTGCGCCTCAATGAGCTGGCCTTCGCCTGTTTGGGCATACGTCAAGCCAGCCAAGTCGTCATCATGGGGTTGTGCGCGTCGCTCCTTCCTGTTCTTTCGGAGCACGGGCTGTTCAAGAGGAGATTGCGCTAGTATCCCGAAGCCGAGTTTTTCTTTTTGTTGGAAGTACGCGGCAATCTTCCCCTTCTTGCAGAACTTGGGCGCACATGCCTTAAGGCCGGTGTGTTGCTTGAATCGCTCGGTGAAGTCTTGAGCAAGCCCTAGATAGAGCGTTTCTTTCGTTTGCGGATCGAAGAAGGAGTAGACGCCGGTTGATGCCCAGCCGTAATTGTCGTTGGCCGAGCAGATTTCCCCCAAGGCGGCTGCGATCCTAGGAGCCTCTGTCTTCTTGAAGCTGTCGAGAATTATCGTTCCGAGCATTGGGCTGTGTGCGGCGTTCGGAATCAAGGAAAGGCTTGGGTTGAACGATGAGATTATGATTAGTCGCGGAGGTGTTTTTTGATGTCGCTCTCCTTCGCCTGGGATAAGCCGAAGGCGCGGCGCACTTCATCACACAGTTTTAGAAGGAAGTTGAGTTGTTCGTCAGGAGTCCATGCCGATGAACGCTCCTCGTGCGTTGCGCTGTCTCTGACTCCTCGCGTGTACCTGACGATTGCTTGCGGATGCGGCCAAAGAAGGCTCTTTATGCCGATGACGCCGGCCTCGATGATGTAAGGCGGCCTCGCCTCCAGATGAGAAAACATTGCTAGGCCCCGTTTCATGAAGGCGTGCCAGTGGTTGACCGCCTGGTCTTCTGCGAAGTAGGCCGTTCCATCGGGCCCGGGCAGATGAACCTCAATGCCCCAGAGTTCGCCGGTGGATTCAAACCATTGTGATACCGTGTCAACATGATGAACTCCGGTCTCGTCCCGAGCCCCGAGCGGTCGACACAGTACGCCTTCTTCGTTGATGCCAGCACCGCCCTGGTGCCACTCGCCAAACGGTTGCAGACCCAGGGGAGGATTAAGATTTCGGACGGTAGTCGAGTCCGGCTTCCTGTTCTTCCATCCGGCGGGGATGATCCTCATGTATGTGCGAGGGCCCTTTAGAACCTCGACGTCGTCGGCCGCGGCCCTGAAGGGCATCCAGCTTCGATGCTGGAGGCGTCTATGGGCGTTAAACCAGACAGAGCAATCTTCGCCGTGCTTGTGCCGCTGAATCTCGACCTCGGCGTGCTCCTTGGCGATTGCGTTTTGAAGGCAGGTGGTGAGCGCGTCTGCGAGTGCATCGACGAGTTTCTGCTTTTCTTGGTCGACTACTTCTGGAGGGTCCTCTTTGGACAGCTTGTAGAGAATAGGGCCTCGGCGATGTCGGACATCGAAGGGGAGGTCTTCTGGCTTTCCTCCGTAGGATTGGTTCGCAACAAGGATGACTTGGGAGGGGCCGAGGGTTTTTAATGCATACCCAAGCTCAATTAGGACATTGGGGTTCTGCATTACTCGTTTGCCGCCTTCGGAACGGCCAATCGACGTCATGTCCGCTACGAAGACAGCGGCGTTTTCGATCTTCCGGAAGATGGTGGCGGAGATATCCACCATGCCGGGCTCCCCTTTGGTGTCGTGGTCCACCTCGGGGCGGGCGCTTTCCTCAAGGCCGAGATCGGTAGCAATGCGGTGTGCTGCTTCTTCAAGGGACTCCTTGACGAAATCTTTGCAGATGCGCGACGTGCGATCACTCTGCCATGACCAGAAGATCTTCATTGGGTGCCGTGGTCTGCTTGTACAGCGATTTTTGAGGGTGCAGGGGGCCGACTAGGGATGCGTGACATCCCCATGCTATGTGAAGGAGTGGTGCCTTGGAACTGCGGAAGAGCGTCCGTTCCATGGGGCACGAGCGCTCTAGTCTACCCGATGACCCGCACCCCAATCTCCCCGGTCCCTCGTCGCTCGGGCCCCCGCTCGCGCTGGCACGCCAGAGCGACTGCCCAGAACTTGTCCGCGTGCCCGCGACTGGTGCGCTCGGCGTCGAAGGACACCTTGCCGGAGGGGAGCACGCGCCGCTTGATGGAGTGAATCTGCCCGACAAGCTCACGCTGGCGCGGCAGGGTGACGTCGCGGCGCTGGAGGAGAATCTTGAAGTCGGTGGCCCACCTCTCCTTGGCCTCGTTGGTGAAGTCCTCCTCCACCACCTGGGGGAAGTCGCGGGCGAGGTTCTCGGCGAGGTTCATGCCGATGCCGCTGCGGTCAACGGAGAGGCGCGCCACCGGCAGGACAGAAAGAAGGCGCCGCAGGTGGGCCTCCTGCTCCGCGAAGGGAACACCTTCGAAGCTGCGCAGCATCCTGCAGGTGAAGCGGCCCTCCACCTCTTCGAAGACGGCCAGCTCGGAGCGGTCTCGCGTGCGGCCCACGTCGAAGCCCGCCACCAGTCGGCCCTGGGGCACGGGCACGTCGGACGCGTCCTGCGCCAAGGGCAGCTCGTCCGTGGTGCACGGGAGAATCAACTCGTAGGGCAAGAAGCTGTAGGACTCGTCGACGTAAAAGGCATTCGAACTCCTGCTGGAAGTCCTCCTGCGGCAAGGAGTCGAACTGCTCGGTGAGGACGGGGCGTCCGAAGCGCGCGACGCGCTCCTCGGTGGACATGAAGGGGGCCTCCATCGAGGCGCGCTTCACGTTCAGGCTGAAGAAGCGGCACAGCCACCAGGGCACCAGTTGGCGGGTGTGGTGCGGGTACTTGCGCAGCTCCTGGGTGTCTATCTCCCAGAAGATGCCTCGCCGGCCAAGCGGGGTGCTGCCCCCTGTGAGTTGTCCATGCGAGCGCAGGATGAGGGCGGTGCTGCCGGTATAGACTTCTCGGTCGTTGACTAGGTGCGCCAGCTCGTCGAGGTAGACATCGCCGCGCTTGCCGCGCGGAGGCTTGGCGGGAACGGAGATGATGCGCGAGAGGCGCCGGCCTCGGGAGTTCGACTCGAAGGCCAGCTCCGTCTTGGCATCCGTCACGAGCTTCTTCTGGTAGGCGAGCGGCAGCTCCTCGTACACCTGCCGGGCGATGAGCACCTTCTCGACAGCGTCCGAGAGGTTGTACGAAACGAAGACCGCCGTGTGTCCGTCGCGCAGGTGGCACCGCGCCAGGGCCTCGAGGGCGAAGAGGAAGGAGAAGCCCACCTGGCGGCTCTTTGCCACCCACCTGAAGCGGGAGCGGTTGCAGAGAAAGGACTGCTGGTACGGCTCCAGCACAACAGGTTCGTTGTCGTACTGGCACAGCCCGGAAATGAATCCGGACTCGGTGGCCAGCCACTGTGTGAGGTCATCCTCGGTGCGCTTGACGATGCCGAGCGTCACGCTGTCCTCCCTGCATGTTCCGTTGCTTTCTCTCGGCACCAGAGCGCGTATGGCTGCGTCCTCTTCACGACGGAGCCGCCATGTCTGCCTATGCCGCTGTTGCCCGCCCACCTCGCACGCTCACGGAGAAGGAGGTGGCGCTCCTGCTGCGCGTCACGGGGGCGCACAAGGAGGGCTTCAGGGACCACTGCCTCTACAGCCTCGCGCTGGCCTCGGGCCTGCGTGAGCACGAGCTGGTGGCCCTCAATATCGGCGACATCTTCGACGAGCGCGGACGCGCACGCCGCCACGTGCCGTTGCGCGTCTTCAAGGGGTGCCGCCGGCACCCGGGCTCCCAGGAAGTCGTCCTCTCGGACACGGTTCGCGCGAAGCTGGAGAAACTGCTTCGCCTCAAGCGCTCGCAGGGGCACGACGTGGGGCCCTTGGCGCCGCTCTTCATGAGCCGCCTGGGACTGCGCCTGTCCACGCGGCAGGTGCGCCACGGCTTCGCGGTGTGGCAGCAGCGCGCGGGCCTGGACAGGCACCTCAACTTCCACACCGTGCGCCACACCGCGTGCACCGGGGTGTACCGGAGAACGAAGGACATCCGCCTCACCCAGCGGTTCGCGCGCCAGCGCAGCATCGACTCCACGGTCATCTACACGCACCCCTCGGACGACGAGCTGGTGCGCGTGACGCAGGACTTGCCCTGCTGATGGGGCATGCCGCCTCCACGCTGAGCGCCCGCGAGAGCCCCTGCACGGGCCGGGGTGCCGCGCGGAGGCGGTGAGGGGCGGGCGTGCGCAACGCTCGCGCAGGCCGCCCCAGTCGCAGCCGCAGCAGCCACAGCCGGCGAAAGTGAACAGCGCGAGGCGTTCACTTACCGGGCGCAAATGAACAGGGGAGGGGTGTTCACTTTTTCGGAGCTGACCCTCTCGAAAAGGGCCCCAGGTACACGCCCCGGCAGCGCATCCCGCACGAAAAAACGCACCACCCCCCACCCTGGCGTCAGGGGTAGGCGGGGTAGGCGTGCTGGCGTCATCGGTAGGCATGGTTGCGCCCGGACTGGGCAGGCGGTGAAGGTGACTGCGGAGGAGCTGGGCCGCGCGACGGGCGGCAGGTGGCCCAACCAGCGGAAAGCGGCCATTGGCCTCGGCGCTTCGGCCCCTCACGAGGGCTCGTAAGCGCGCGAAACAGCGTGGGGGCACTGACGCCGAATGGCCGCCTTTGCCTATTTCCGGCCATTCGGCTCGGCCCTGGTAACGGCACGCGCGCCCAGGTGCGCGCGGGGCGGAGGGTGGGGGCGCGGGGGGCTTGGCTCGGAGTCGTGGGGCTCACGAGGAGGACAAAGGCCTGCGGCCCGAAGCGCTGGGGGACACGCGCGCACGAAACGGGCGCCACGCGGCGCCAGGCGCGGTGCGCGGGGCCAACCGGGGCCGCGCGCCAGGTGGGCCACGCGGCGGCCAGCGAGGCCCCAGCGAAGGAAGGGGCGGGTGGGCCGGGGAAGTGAACGGAGCGCGGGCGTCCAGCCCTCCGGACGGAGTGTGCTTCCGGGCGCGAGTTCAGGCCCGAACTCGTGCCGCGGCGCTCGAGGACCTGGTGGCTGTCAGCCCTAACCTCGCGAAACTACGAAGGCTGTGGAGCCAGAGGTGTGCTTCCGGGCGCCAGGTGGAGCTCCCAGGGGGACTGTCACCAGGTCTGGCCTGGCGCGGCCTGGTGCGGCGAAAGTGAACGGCGAAACTGAACGCGAAAGTGTCCGCGTTCACTAACCGCTGGGCACTTTCAGTCGGGGTCGGCGGGGGGCGCGACGTGCGTGGGAGGCGCCACGAGGGCGTTGTCCTTGGGGTGCTCCGACGAGGCTGTGTCCATGTCCTCGTCGTCGCTGCTCACCACCTCTGCGTCCACCTCGCCGCGCACGGCGGGCGTCGTCTCACGTGCAGCTCGCAGTGCCTGGGCGTGCCGGGCCTGGAGGCCCTCCAGCGAGAAGGTGGCGTGCAGCTCCTGGCGGGAGTCGGCGCCGCCTTGGACGAACTCCTTCAGTCGCACCATGGTGTTGAAGTCGGTGGGGTTGTCGACGCGGACGCGACCTTCGGCGAGGGCCTCCTCGAAGCCGAGGAGGTAGCCGTCAATCATCTTCAGCGCGTCGTCCTTCGAGACGGCGATGGCGTTGGCGCGCAGCTCGATGAGCTTCGCATCCGCCTTGGTGGCGATGCGCGTCTTGGCCTCCTCGCGGCGGCGCAGGCAGTTGTGCTCCTTCGCGTAGTTGGCGACGAGGGAGGTAGCGACGCCAAAGCGCTCCGCCAACTCGCGGTACGAGGCGTAGGACGTCATGGTGGAGCCGTCCGGCAAGCTCTTCACGTCGCCGAAGACGAGGGCGCGGTCCAGCTCCTGGCGCGGGAGCGCGGGCTCCTCGGACTTGCGGGGGCGGCCCGTCTTGCGCTTCGCGGGCGGTGGAGTCGGTGGCGCCTCCGGAGGCTCCACCACCTCGTCCGGCGGCTCGCCCGCGAGGAGGCGCTTGCGGCGGCCGAGGCAGTCGTGTTGCTGGGCGTACTTGGCGACGGCGCTATGGGCGACGCCGAAGCGCTCGGCCAACTCGCGGAGAGAGGGGAAGCGCCGCTTCACACGGCCCCGCGTGGTGGGCACCTCTTCGCCCTCCACGAGGAGCCGGTCCACCTCGTCGTGAGGCAGCCGGGGGCCTTCGGCCTTGGTGGGGCGCCCCAGCTTCTTGAGGGGCTTCTTCTGGGCCATGCCTTCCCTCAGCATCCACTGGAGGGCTGCGCTGCGGTGTCCACGGCCTGGGTGCGCAGGCGCTGCATCAGCCGCGTGCGCTGGCGCTTCAGGCGTTGGTACACCCGCTCGACCTCGGTGGTGTCGCCCTCGACGAGGCGGCTGGCGTAGGCACGCAGCTTCTCTCGCCGGACGACGGTGGCCATGAGGACTTCGACGTCGCTGTGAGGCAGCGTGGCCCGGGCGAGGTGTACCAGCACTGCGTCGCGCTTCACGAAGCTGCGCCGGACGCTGGGACGCCGGGGGCTCTCCACCGGCGTGGCGTGACGCGTGTCGGGCAGCCACTCGGCGAGCTGCGCCTGCGTGTACGTCTCGTGCTGCTCCGCGCGCTCCTTACGCAGGTGCCGGAACACCTCGCGCGCCGTCTGCTGGCGCAGGCGGACGGCCGTCCAGTCACCCCAGCGGGAGAGAGGGAAGGCGCGCGCGACGCTGAGGAAGGTGGCGAGAACGAGCTGGTCCAGGTCCTCCCGGGGCACCGCGCTGCCGAGGAGGCGGCGGCGCAGGCGCCGCAACATGGGGGCGTAGGCGGCGGCGAGGCCCGCCGTCCACGCGGGGCTGGAGGAGGCCTGCATTTCGGCCACCAGGGCCCGGGTGAGGGCTTCCCGCTCCGGGTACGTCTCCTCGCGCGCGTCAGCCATTGCAGACAGCACCGAGTCGAGCGTGGCATGACGCGCGAAGGCGGGCCGCCGCGTGCGCGCAGCCGCGAAGACGGCGTGGTGCCGAGGGGAGAGCGCCTCCACACGCAGCAGGCCCAGGAGGTGGCCGAAGAAGTCACTCACCGAGGACGGGCCTCCCACCACTCGCGCACCAGCTCGAGGAAGTCATCCAACTGCATGGTGACGAGGGGCGTTTGCCCGTCGTCCTTGCACACGGCGAGCGGCCAGCGGCCCGGCGGGCACGTCTCCACCGCCTGGCGCATGGCCTCGCGGACGTTGGTGCGCTGGTGGGCCTTGGCTTCGACCCAGAAACACGGCACCTCGACGTCGGACATCTCCTGCCCGGTGCGGTACTGGAGGCCGCGGCGGATGAGGGCTTCCGGCATCGCTTCGCGGAAGCGATGGACGAGGGCGCGTTCCCAATCTGCGCCCTTGCGACGAGAGGAGGCGCCACTCACGAGACACCTCCCGACTCCTCCAGCAGCCGCTCCATGTGCCCGCCACGGGCCATGCGCACCGCGAGGCAGCGGGCCAACTCCAGCGCGCAGCGGGCGTCCGCCATGGCGCGGTGGGGCGAGGGCCGGTGGAGGCCGAAGCGGCGGGCCAGGGCGTTGAGGGAGAGGGACTCCACCTCGCCCGTGGCGAGCAGCGGCCACGCGAGGCTCGCGGTGTCGAGGCGGTGGTAGTCGACGGAGGGCAGGGGCAGCTCGGTGCGGCGGTAGCCCTCGACGAGGAAGCCCCAGTCGAAGCTGGTGTTGTGGCCGGCGACGAGGGTGCCCGTCAGCAGCGGCGTCACGGTGGCCAAGACTTCCTCCAGGGGCAGGGCGTCCCGCCACTCCTCGTCGGAGTAGCCGCACACGGCCAGGGCTGCGGGGTCGGCGTCAGCCAGCCGGGTGGGCTGCACGCGGGCCTCGTACTCCGCCAGCACCGTGAGGCTGCGCGCGTCGACGCGGAGAATGGCCACCTCCAGCACCTCGTGACGGGAGGCGTCCAGGCCGGTCGTCTCCAGGTCGATGAAGGCGAGCGTCCGCAGGTGCGGCGGGAGGCCGGGGAAGAGCGGCGGGTGGAGGGCAGAGACAGGGGTGGTGTCGGAAGCAGGATGAGCGAGCAGCATCTATGCAACCTCCTTGGCCCAGAACCTGGGCGAGTGGTGTTTGGCGGCGAGGGAGTCCAGCTCGGCCTTCAGCAGCGCGACGCGGGCGGTGCCCAGGCGCTTGCCTGCGTCCTTCAGCAGCGCGTCGAGGGCCTTCTTCTCGACGCTGGCGAGGCGCTCCACCAGTTCCTCACGGGGGAGGCCGGTGGCGCGGGCCAGCACCGCGACGGTGGGCTCCAGCGGGTAGTCGAGGCTGGTGGTGTTGAACATGCGGTAGCGCGTGCCGGCGAGGACGAGTTCGTCCTGTTCGGCGAGGTGGGCCCGGAGGACGCCCTCCAGCTCCGCCTTGCGCGCGTTGAGAATCTTCGCGAGGTGGGCAACTTCCTGGCGCTCGCGGGCGACGGACTCCAGGTCGGCCGTGTCTTCGCAGACGACGTCACGCTGTCCCTCCAGCGCCTTGGCGTAGGCGGGGCAGTTGCTCCGGTGGTCGCAGTACACGCAGTTGGGGTTGAGGCGGGCGGGGAAGGACTCCGCCTTCTCCATCTGCTGGCCCAGCGTCTCGACGTAGGCGAGGGCGGCGTCCAACTGCTCCTCGGTGCGTGTCGTCTCCTGCCGCACGCCGTGGCGCAGCATCCACATGGAGAGGCGCACCTTCTTGGCCCAGGGCCACATGCGGCGCGCGGCGAGGGCGTAGAGGCTGAGCTGGAGGCTGGAGTCCAGCTCCTCGCGGGTGAAGAGCTGGTGGTTGGACTTGTAGTCCATGACGTGGACCGTCTCGTCGTCCACCCAGTCGACGCGGTCGATGAAGCCCAGGACGGTGAAGGGGCCCACCGGCAGGCGGAACTCCTTCTCGATGGCGAGGATGTCGCGGGAGTCCACGCGGCCCTGCTGGCGGACGAAGTCCTGGAGGATGCCGAGGCCCTGTTGGAAGAGATCCAGGCCGGAGAGGCCCGAGGTGGCCCACTCTTCACGGTAGAGCTGGAGGGCGTGCTCCTCGGAGAGCGGGCCCGCGTACTCGGTGTCGATGACGTCCTGGAGGAGTCGCTCGAGGACGGCGTGCAATGCCTTTCCGAAGCTCAGTGGGACGCCGGGCTCCGACGTGTGCTTGTCGAGGTAGTGGAGCCGGTAGGAAAGCGGGCAGGCCTCGAAGCGGCTCAGCCGGCTGTATGACAAATGCTCGTTTCGCAGGGCGCTCATGGCGTGGGCCTCCGGGCCGGTGCAGTGGCGTGTCGCGAGTCAGTCATCACGCTCTTTTCGAGAGACACATCAAGTCGAAGGGGACATGCAGCGCGGCCACCTGCGTGTGTTTCACGGGCGCGGGCCATGCTCATGGCGACACCTCATCCGCGGAGGCTTGCCGTTTCTCGAAGGACATGACGCGCGAGCCCGGGAAGGCAGACAGGACGCGCACCAGGGTGGCGGCGTGCTCCGGGGTGAGCTCCTTCCGGGCCTGGCCGGTGTAGGCCGGGACGAGCCACACCTCGCCGTAGGTTTCGGAGGCGAAGCACACCTCGGCGCCGAGGGCCTTGAAGCTGGCGATGTCCTCGTCCGTGAGTCCGCGCAGGACCTCCGCAGCCAGCTCCTTCACACCGGGAGCCGGGACTGGTGGCGCGGGCCTGGAGGCGGGGGCCAGGGCGGGCTTCTTCGAGCCAGCCTCGGTCAGCGGATGTCCGAACAAGTCCACCGCAGCCGGGGCGGACTTCGCCGGAGGCGCGGGGGAAGGGCGTGCGACTTCTTCACGAGGAGCACGGGGCTGCTGATTCACCTTCAGCCACTCGGTGCAGGTGCCCACGCCAGGCAGGGTGCAGCCTCCGCCAGGCCGGTAGTGCAGGCAGTGCTTGCCCTCGCCGCGGACATACGCTTCGCACGTCACCCCTGGCGGACGATGCTGTGCGGCGGTGGGCTGAAGGTAGTGTGTAAGGGCCATGCGCGGATGTCGGCGGCGCGTGTTTGCCGATACATCCTAAAAGCACCCCCTCCCTCCGTTTCCGGACAAGAATTCTTTTCGCCCGATTTCTTTTTCAATTTCTCCGAGCGAACGACACGCGGCCATAAGGCAGAGCAAAGGCCTCCGGCGCGATTTCGGGGACACCTCCATCGTCACTTTTTTGCTCGCGTGCTTCAAAAGCGAACGCGGGGCTGGAGGGTGGCAGTGGTGGCAGGCGCGATTCAAAAGACTGCCACGAAATTCCCCAATGAAATCGCTGGAGTGGCGGAGGTGGCAGTGGTGGCAGTGTTTTCTGGGGTAATGCCGCCTAGGGAGAGTGTTCTCCCGAACCCCTATTGAATAGGGCCATTCAAATATGCGCGCGCCCGCTACGTAGGGGTACTTTTTGAAACACTGCCACCATTGCCACTTTAAGATAAGATATTGAATTCATAGAAGAAAAGAGTGGCATATAGGGCTGCCACCACCTGCCACCGACTGCCATCATTCTTGACCTTGAGTGAAAGTGTTGTGGCTGGTTGTGAAGAGGCAGGCAAGGCGGGGCTGGACGCGGCAGGGCCAAGGCCTGTGAATGGCCGCAGGACGGCCGGAAACGGCCTCCACACGCGTCGAAGCAGGCTGGGAGCTGTCCAGGTCGGGGCGAAGGCCTTCCTCGTCACCTGCGCCCTGTCAGGGGCTGTCGCTTCCCACTGTGAGGGGCGCAGACCCCGACGGCTGCCAGACGCTCCCGCGAAGCGACGGCGATGATACAGAGAGAGAACGTGTTTCACTTGGCGCGCGTCCGGAAGTGTAGACGGTCCGATTCCACCTGCGTGGACTGTGCCCGAGTGGCGACGTGTGGGCATGAAAGTCGCAATCCGGGCGTGGCCGTGTCGCCGACCTCACCGCAGTCGACCTGGATATCCCCACTGGAAAAGTCGGATGCGACGGAAGCGCCGTTGAATGCGTGACTGTCTGGGTATTGGGAGTTTGGGCGTGGGGCTTGAGACATGAATAATAAGTATCGCCCTGAAGTGCGGAGGGGGTGTTGGCGGTATCGGAGGAGTGGGCGCGCGTTTTCTTCACGCCGTCACGCTTCCGTCACGCCCAG
Coding sequences within:
- a CDS encoding 3'-5' exonuclease — translated: MLLAHPASDTTPVSALHPPLFPGLPPHLRTLAFIDLETTGLDASRHEVLEVAILRVDARSLTVLAEYEARVQPTRLADADPAALAVCGYSDEEWRDALPLEEVLATVTPLLTGTLVAGHNTSFDWGFLVEGYRRTELPLPSVDYHRLDTASLAWPLLATGEVESLSLNALARRFGLHRPSPHRAMADARCALELARCLAVRMARGGHMERLLEESGGVS
- a CDS encoding tyrosine-type recombinase/integrase — its product is MSAYAAVARPPRTLTEKEVALLLRVTGAHKEGFRDHCLYSLALASGLREHELVALNIGDIFDERGRARRHVPLRVFKGCRRHPGSQEVVLSDTVRAKLEKLLRLKRSQGHDVGPLAPLFMSRLGLRLSTRQVRHGFAVWQQRAGLDRHLNFHTVRHTACTGVYRRTKDIRLTQRFARQRSIDSTVIYTHPSDDELVRVTQDLPC
- a CDS encoding AT hook motif domain protein, producing MAQKKPLKKLGRPTKAEGPRLPHDEVDRLLVEGEEVPTTRGRVKRRFPSLRELAERFGVAHSAVAKYAQQHDCLGRRKRLLAGEPPDEVVEPPEAPPTPPPAKRKTGRPRKSEEPALPRQELDRALVFGDVKSLPDGSTMTSYASYRELAERFGVATSLVANYAKEHNCLRRREEAKTRIATKADAKLIELRANAIAVSKDDALKMIDGYLLGFEEALAEGRVRVDNPTDFNTMVRLKEFVQGGADSRQELHATFSLEGLQARHAQALRAARETTPAVRGEVDAEVVSSDDEDMDTASSEHPKDNALVAPPTHVAPPADPD
- a CDS encoding GIY-YIG nuclease family protein, yielding MIPNAAHSPMLGTIILDSFKKTEAPRIAAALGEICSANDNYGWASTGVYSFFDPQTKETLYLGLAQDFTERFKQHTGLKACAPKFCKKGKIAAYFQQKEKLGFGILAQSPLEQPVLRKNRKERRAQPHDDDLAGLTYAQTGEGQLIEAHRLALGVLPPWNSIGGDKRGQARASEGNIAIVQALCGRLDAFPVARSTLRELADTPLFTDYEVDLHAARLMAQLDSDLLGCLSRLARRGALSKPLDAYLEYLKRTPAL
- a CDS encoding phage terminase large subunit family protein, whose protein sequence is MEGRFTCRMLRSFEGVPFAEQEAHLRRLLSVLPVARLSVDRSGIGMNLAENLARDFPQVVEEDFTNEAKERWATDFKILLQRRDVTLPRQRELVGQIHSIKRRVLPSGKVSFDAERTSRGHADKFWAVALACQRERGPERRGTGEIGVRVIG
- a CDS encoding RecB family exonuclease, translated to MSALRNEHLSYSRLSRFEACPLSYRLHYLDKHTSEPGVPLSFGKALHAVLERLLQDVIDTEYAGPLSEEHALQLYREEWATSGLSGLDLFQQGLGILQDFVRQQGRVDSRDILAIEKEFRLPVGPFTVLGFIDRVDWVDDETVHVMDYKSNHQLFTREELDSSLQLSLYALAARRMWPWAKKVRLSMWMLRHGVRQETTRTEEQLDAALAYVETLGQQMEKAESFPARLNPNCVYCDHRSNCPAYAKALEGQRDVVCEDTADLESVARERQEVAHLAKILNARKAELEGVLRAHLAEQDELVLAGTRYRMFNTTSLDYPLEPTVAVLARATGLPREELVERLASVEKKALDALLKDAGKRLGTARVALLKAELDSLAAKHHSPRFWAKEVA
- a CDS encoding terminase large subunit domain-containing protein, giving the protein MTLGIVKRTEDDLTQWLATESGFISGLCQYDNEPVVLEPYQQSFLCNRSRFRWVAKSRQVGFSFLFALEALARCHLRDGHTAVFVSYNLSDAVEKVLIARQVYEELPLAYQKKLVTDAKTELAFESNSRGRRLSRIISVPAKPPRGKRGDVYLDELAHLVNDREVYTGSTALILRSHGQLTGGSTPLGRRGIFWEIDTQELRKYPHHTRQLVPWWLCRFFSLNVKRASMEAPFMSTEERVARFGRPVLTEQFDSLPQEDFQQEFECLLRRRVLQLLALRVDSPVHHGRAALGAGRVRRARAPGPTGGGLRRGPHARPLRAGRLRRGGGPLHLQDAAQLRRCSLRGAGGPPAAPSFCPAGGAPLR